In Mus pahari chromosome 12, PAHARI_EIJ_v1.1, whole genome shotgun sequence, the genomic window AGTTGATGACAAAGAGATGGAGAATTAGCCCTGTAGGAGGGGATGTAAAATGATGTATATACCATAGGGAAGAGTGTGCAGGTtccttaaaatttataaattgggTGGAAATACATTGTAAAATCTGAGACATTGAAAACAATCCCAAGCAGCACTTATATAGTGCTCGTAACACCACCATCGCCAACAACCCCAAGGTAGAAATGTCCAAATGTCCaccaacaaatgaacaaataatatgTGATACCTGCATACAAAGGGGGGTCACTTGGCAATTAAACTGAGTGGGATTCTGATACAGCTACAATGTGAAGAAGCCTTGAAAACATGCGGAGTGAGAGTAAGCCAAAGGCTAAAGGACAAACATTGTATGATTCTGATAATACGGGGTATTTAGAACAATCAAACTAATAAACAGGGAGAACAGACTAGTGGTTGCCAGGcagcaggggagggagaatgaggaATTAGTGCTCAATGGTACAGAGTTCCTACGTGGGAAAACAAAAAGGTTCTGGAGTTAGACTGTGCAAACAGGTGCACACCAATGAAGCCATATTAACATTAGTGAACTGCAGGCATAAAATAACCGAGATTTTATGATATGCGTATTTTTttggaaaaataacttttaaaccTCCACTAACCCCCAACTCTCAACCTCAACACTGAGATTCAGTTGGTGTGTCTGTGGCTTGGAAACCAGGACTTTGTAAAGTTCCTAAGTAACTGAGATGTAGCCTTTTCCAGTTcacctctctttcccctgcctgcTGGGCTTAATCCACCTTCAAATTGATCCCCGaggacacccccaccccatcccaaagTGCTTGAGACCAGAGGCAGCTCTAGGAACCCTGTCCTAAAACAAATGACATCCATTCGAGAGGTTTCTTGGGAAAGTACCACTTGGATTCGGCAGGCCTGGGATAAATTCCTTCTCGGCAGTCCATTCCTGCCCTCCCCAGTGCCCACACATTTTGTTCTTCCCACTCAAATTCAGGAATGACAGTCTCAGGAAGCTTTAGGAAACAGGAGTCCTGGGTTACAGACCCAGCTCCTTCATAGGACTGTCTCatccaaatgctttctttctgcaAACACCCAAGGGGACACCATGGGAACTCTCAGTACCTGTGCAAGGTGATTCCAATGTcctaagagagaaaagaggaaagctcTCTATTAACAGTCTCCAAGAGCTGTGACTCCCCAGCAGCAAGCTGCTCTCTGACTCCCAGTCCTAAGGTGCCAGTCAACAGGATTGTTTCTCCTCATGGTAATTCTAATCACCAAGATGGAAGCCTTGCCTGGGCCCACACTGCAACCACCCTCAAGTTCTTCTGGTCTTTTCTTGGGTGATGCCAGGGGCATCCTACATGCTAAGAAGTTCTGGGCTCCTGAGAGAGCTCATCAAAAAAGACACTGTGGGTCACTGAGACCAAGTCCCATTCCAGGCCTTAATGGTCATGCTTCCTGGCTTGGGGGTGAGGTGTAAAGAGCCCCAGTCATGCCATTGCTCACAGAAGGCAGGCAAAGGCCAGGCACATTCATACTGACCTGCATGAGCTCCCACTCTGGCTGGTCGTGCTTGGCCTCTAGCTCTCCAATCAGCTCATCCAGTAGGGAAACCCGGGTGTAGCATGTCTCTCTGACCTTGCTGATGGTCTGCCTTAGCTCCTGTAGCCAGGTCATAAAGAGCTGCTCTTGCTTCTCCAGGAATTGGTAGAGCTTCTCAAGTGGACATGAACTCTTCTGCttctgggtttctgtttgtttctggggAACATAGAATTgggaggtgtgtgggtgtgtgtatctAGGGATGCCCTCCAAGCGCATCTGATAGAGATGGATGAGAGACAGGCTTTCTCGGAGTGacgtttgaatgagaatggctcctatAAGGCTCATAGACTTGAAAGTTTGATccacagttggtggaactgttggggaaggattaggaggtgtggtcttaggAATAGGCATGTCACTGAGGTTGAGCTTTGAGGTTGCAGAAGCCCACAccctttctaattttctttctctgtctctcctcatctccatctcctctgtctgtctctgcctctctgtctgtttctgtctctgtctctctcttctctctttgacCCCCTCTTCCTTGGCCTTATGCATATAGAttagatgtaagctctcagctactgcttcagcgccaagcctgcctgcctggtgccatgcttccagccatgatgcTCATGGTCTCTAACCTTCTAGAATCAtgagcccccaattaaatgctttctgtcataagttgccttggtcatggtgtctattcacagcaatttAAAGTTTAACTATCTTAAGATTTAACTATTCTTATGTGAACAATATTTTGCCcaaatgtatttgtatatgtaccaCACATGTATCCGgtgccctcagaagtcagaagaggacatcagatgccctgaaactggaataTGGGTGGCCGTGAGACACCAAGTaagtgctgtgaattgaactcaggacctctgcaagagcaacaagtgctctcaactgctgagccatccctctggccCACATCTTCACAGCAAGGTAAATGTAACTAAGACTCTTTGCCTCTTACAGACATGGGCTCCAGAATGGGGAGCAATCTGGGGGACTTACCAGAACAGGCAGCATAAGAGGAGCTGGCTCTTGGGAAAACCTACTGAGTATGAACATGGTACTATGTTCATCAGTTTTCCCTCCATAATTTCCATGTTGAAGTCCCCAGTGCCTCAGAGTATGATCCTATCTGGATATAGGATACTTGCAGATCACTTGGATAACGTGAGGTCATTCTAGAGTCAGCTGACATCCAGGCAATCTAGGAGTGTGTAACAAGATCTAGTCTCAACAAGCCAAAGGGGCTTGGAATTTAACTCAAGGATAAAACCCTTTCCTAACAAGTAAAAAGTCCAAAGTTCTGTCCCTAGAACTGAGGGAAAGGCCTCCAAGAGTCAATATAACTTTTATAAAggttataaataaaaaagtaaataattattcaataaattaattaaataatatataatttttaaaattaaagatacataTTATCATTCTAAGACTGGATctttctatgcagccctggctggcctgggacttgttatatagaccaggctctCTCAGACTTGTggccttcttcctgtctctgtctcctgagtgctaggataacaAGTATATGTCAATATTCCCAGATATTTTGGTGTGTGTAGGTCtaatgtagcacaggctggttttgaacttgctatgtagctagtAGTGAACTTGaatttatcctcctgcctctaccttccaaatgcCAAGgctataggtgtgtgccaccatatctagTTTTTGTcatactggggatggaactcggTGCCCAATTGATTCTAAGCAgctattctaccaactgagctacatctctgtctccaattataattataaaaacaatccGGAGACTTTTTCAAGTGACAgctgctctctctagtttctctgACCTGTTCAGTTGTAAGGAGAAAGTAAGCAGGTCCTTAGAGATACCCTCCTCCCAGACAGGGAGCTACAAGAATGAGCTCACCTTAGGCCTTCCTACTTGCCACTGAGACTCAACAACAGGTGACCATCTCTGCTGCCCTGTGAATGGGAGCAGACCCTCAGGAACCTGTCTTCACTCTCTGTTCCCTCACGTTTTCTGCAGGTGTAAACAGGCAAGGACTGGCCCAGGGCCTCACCAGGAAGTCGTCTGTTTTCTTGTCTCCCTGTAGCCTGTGCTCCTCCACATATCCCCTCATCTCTCGCAGGCGCTCCAGCTGCTTCCGGATCTGCTCCTGCAGAAGAGTACTGGTTTAGATGCTCCCACTTGACTTGCCATTTTTAGCCTGTACCAATTCTAGAGGAAAGACTCAGCTACTGGGAGCAGAGCcaggcaagggggggggggctgcaacTGAAAGCAAGAGATGGGGGTGCGGGTTCTAGGAAAGAAGAGGCATGAATTCATCACCAAGGGAAACAGAGCCACGCAGAGCACCGATGATCACTGAGAGAGAATCCAGACTTCATGAAAACCAATGCCCTTGGAATGCTGAACATTATAAGTTATCCGTTCCTTCTTTGCCGTCCCGGTTTATCTTGTGTTTTTACCATTTGGAGCCCAGGAATCCTGACTAACGCATCCCCATCCCAGAGGGGTTGGATAAAGAACATAGGCCCAAGTGTCCAATTCCCAGGGAGAGATGGGGCCAGGCAACGGAGCACCTTACCTTGTACTCGAGCGCAGCCTCCTCTATGGGGCGCACTCGATGTCCTTGATGCTCCAGGCTCAGCCTGCAGATGAGGCAGATGGGCTCCCTGTGGTCCTCACAGAAAAGCAGCTGCACCTGCTTCATGTGACGAGGGCACTGTGGTAGGGACTGGGGGCTCTGGGCTTCGCGGCTCTTTCTGGCAAGTAAACTTTGACACTGGAAGCATATGGAGCGTCTGCCAGAGGCCTTGGGATCCCCAGGAGCAATGGAGCAGCTACAGGAAGTTTGCACACAGGCATCACCACGCAGGTCTCCTTCCTGGGTGTGGCAAAGAGGGCACGCAGCCTTGTCCTGTGACCTTCCTGGAGACACAGCAGTGGAAAAATCTCCTCAGTGGAAAACTCAAGATTCTTACAGGAGAGCAGTTATTCATAGGGCACACATATTCTCAGATCTGGCTACTTCCCAGCATgctcttctctgacttccatcCAAACGAGGTTGTCACCAGGTTACTGAGGCTGGGGGTaaaactttctgtttttctgggcCTGGCTTTCTTGTCATTTATTCTGTGAGATGCCCGTGACCCTTTGGTACAAATCCTATGCTTTCCCCTAGACACAGATCTAGCGGgtcatataaaagaaagcaaaacatgcTGACAGCATTTGCTTTCTTATATCAAACTATCACAGATTGCCCACAATTCAAGTCAGAGCTCCCGGGGCTGGTCACGGTGTGTGCCACATGTATTGACAGATCCTCACtcctagcaaaaaaaaaaaaaaaaatactggccccgagagcatggcagcatttgGAACCTGTGTGCTAGGTGAATCCTCTGCTCCCATTCAAGGAtcacaaataaaagcaaagaaaaagactgTATAAAGCCAACGGGTGATTCTCACATCGAAGACAGAACAGTTCCACAAGTTCTGCTCCAAGGCTATGGGCAGTGGCTCTATGTGTCAGAAGTGAGAGGAGatgcagaagaaataaaaacacaccttcttccttccttctccctccctggcCCAGGAATTTACCTCACAAGCAAAATCATAGTGTCCCATAAGAAACCATTCTGGTAACAGAATCAATCGTTCACCTAGAGGGCTGCTCCTTCCAGCTCACTCCGAACGGAAACTCTCAGCCTCCTGTGCTATTGCCAGAAGTCATTTGATCAAATTCTACTCAAAGGGAAGTGAGCGAAGACAGACAGCTTctagaaacttttaaaagtcttCTTTGTATCATGATGTCCCCTTTGACCCTCTGTACTCCCTACTCCCTTCTCTACATCATGACGTCCCCTTTGATCTTCCATACTCATGAGTGGAACCAGGCAAGGTTatgaatttaagaagaaaaaaaaaaaacttgaagcgGAAAAACAGCTCAGCAAAAGTCTTAGTTGTGGTCACACAAACGTAAGTCATTTGTGTGAAAGAGGAACAAGCTGTGTTGTTCACCTAAGCTGGTGGTTTCTGACTCTCACAGACAAGCATAATCCTGATGACTAATTCCCCAGTAAGAGAGCTTTGGTCAACATCTTTTCCCTGCCCAGAGAAAGTTGATTAGTGGAATCTCTGGTCCAAGACCTCCCCTGTGGGGTCACTGTGGGAAAGCAGTATTGTAACCCATTCCTTTCTAGATTCTTAACCTAGCCTGTGCTTCTCTATACAAGAACTTCTGAGGGCTCAACCACTAACCGAAATTTAATGCAACCTGTAGTGCAGGATGTGTAAATGTGCATTTTTCTGGGCCTGTATCACATTTTCTGGAGACCTGAGGGAGGTTACCTTCACAAGCGGCCTGTCCTACGGATGCTGGGTCTTCTGAAGTTTTGGCTGGTTTTTCACATAGTGACAAAGGCATTTCTGGATCAGAGAGTATGCTGCCAGCCATCTTTCCCGAGGACTCTGTGGTTTCTGAACTCCCATTTCCATTTTCCATCCTTGATGTAGTGCATCTCTCCTCCCCAATCAACGATGTTTTGGAAGACATGTTTCTGAATGTCTCTTCATCCAGCACCGTGGGATGCTCTGGAATCCCTGTGCCCTTTTCTAGAGCCCCAGTAGTCCTTCCATTCAGGGTAGGTGTTCTCATGCGAATGAGACTCCCATTTCTTGTTTCCTCTTGAGTCGGAAGAGCTTCTGAATTTGGGGGTTCTCCTTCTCTTGAATAAGTGGTAATTTCAAGACTCCTTGGTCGCTTCTTTCCTGAAGGCAAATACACATACACTTcagctctcttgctttctctcctccctgggaCATTGTAGAGTCCTTGAAGCCTCCCTGCAGAGCTGGCATTCCTGCGGAGCTGGGCACTTGCATTCTCCTTGTCCCCTGGGGACTGGGTACCCTGGGTTCTCCTATAGAGGGGCGCTGCGCTCCTGGTCCAGGGCTTAGTCTGTGAGTCCAGGCTCTCAGGGCCCCTCTGATCCTTCCTTTTGGCCAGTGACTTCTTCTGGGGTCCCTTCCCCACTTCAGCCTGGCTGGGTGGCAGGGGGTCTGATTCATCATTGTTTTGCTGGGTCCTATCACCTTCAGGGACATCTGATACCTTCACACTCTTGGCTTTATTCTCTGCAGAAGACTGGACAGAACCACCAATTCTATTTTCTTCAGTTAAATGTTCTAGAAAGACAATAAGATACAGTCATGAAGCTGTGCTATATTCAAGgctggggatggaggaaggaagagagaaactccTTAGAAGTTACTAAAAGCAAAAAACTGAACATTCTAGACAGCAGACATCCATTACACAGAACCAtaaaatacatagtaaataaaagcTGGGTTACTGTTATGGATGCATGCACGACTGTAGCTGTGAAATTTGACTTATGAAGCAAAGCAAATAGGAAAGCAACCAGCTCAGTAAGCGAAGGCCAACGAGCTCAGCCTCCAGAACCCACAGCGGGAAGAGAAGCAAtgccttcaagttgtcctctgaccttcatgccagggcacacacacacttacatatgcagacagacacaaaatacataagcaaaataaaattaaaataggagcctggagagacagagagatggctcagcagttcaaagcATCGGGGACTCTTCTACAGCCCCCAGATTCAGTTCCCCGAATCCACACAgtagctcgcaaccatctgtaactccaagtccagggaatctgattccctcttctggcttttgtggacATCAAGATTGCAAagtgatgcacacacatacatgcaggcaaaacacccacacacataaaattaattaattaaaaaaggaacGTATAGAAATGAATCATTTTCAATCATAGCACAAACTGAAGAAAATCTCAGGTCACAAAGGTAAACGTAGATGGTATTTGAAAACAAGTtgggggaactggagagatggagccatggttaagagctctgactgctcttccagaggtcctgagttcaattctcagcaaccacatggtggctcacaaccatccgtaatgagatctgacaccctcttctggtgtgtctgaagagagcaatggtgtactcatatacataaaataaataaatgaattttttaattaattaatttttaaaaaagaaagaaaactagttggaacaggtgtggtggtgtagtTTCTAACCTCAGCTGTCTGGACACAGGGGCAGGAGCATCTTTAGAGTTTGAAGCTAGTCTCGTCtatatagtgaggccctgtctaaaaatcaaaaccaaaaaaataacaaaaacaaaaccagcaagcaAACTTCAGGATATTGCAATTTCAGGATATTGAAGCTTAAAGACAGATAAGGTTTAATTTCAAAGTCTACATAATGAAGATAACTCATGACTCACAACTTAGATTTTCATTTGAAGAAACCTTTCATTAAAAGCAAAGAATGTTTAACTATCCTTGTAAAGTATTCCAAGGAAGAACACTACATGGAAATTGGGTGGTTAGTGAGATTCTCGGGCATGTTAGTATGGTTCTGCTAACCTGATGTTAGTCTTGGCATGCTTATTAGTTGAGAAAATGGAGTAAAGACTTCTCTAGGTTTCGCTCCATTCATGATTCACCTGTCCTGATTCTCACCCACAGCTGGAatatcagtttttattattaatgtcttTGGGAGCCTGGGAGCTTCACTAAGCAGGTTACAAGGGCCAGAGAGAAGGACGAGGCATGCTAGATTCACACTCCTTGAGCTGAAGTGGACAGGGGCTTCCTAACCCTTAAGCTAGCAAGCTTGTGTCCGagcatcccttccttcctccaccggGAGCTAGCATCCATCCCCACTGGGAAGAAGCTTGGCTACTTACCTGTGCTTGTGACTTTGCGCAGCTCCTCTGCTAGTTGGCGTTGGTTGGTGGCCCGCAGGATCTGCAGGGTCAATCTTACAGCATACTCCTCCCCATAGTAGGTTATCAGGAGGCTGGCCAGCTTTACTGGCCTGGCCATCTGCATATGGCCCCGGGGGATCCTAGAGTGGCCCTTCTCCAGGCTGGTGTTCTGCAGCTTGAACTTGAACTTCTCAAAGTCATAGGGCAGCAGCTCCTCCAGTGTGCTTAGCAGATGATCACCAAGGGTCTTGGCCATGGTGCGGGCCAGGAGGGACTGCAGTCAGCTATGTAGCTTCTGGCAGACAATAATGACCTCTCTCCTGCAACTTGAGAACAAGTAAGAAATAGCTTGTGAAATAACGGACAAGGCACAGGAAACACATCGGCTTTGGTGGGAACTGAGAGTAACGATGAGGGCGTGTCCAGGGTCTAGCCTGCTGCATGCTTTCTTTGACGATTCAGAGTCTTTTCCAATCGGGAGGTCTCCACCTTGCCAGCCTATGTCCTGGTTGAACAAAAGGCAGGCCAGACTCTAAGAGGGGTTCTGGGCTTGAGAGCCAGGCCTTCCAGCTGCTCTTGCACCCTTGCTTGCTCTCAGGACCCTAGGCCgtgaaagagaaggggagagataATCTTGCATGGAGTTGGCCCCCTCTGGTCATCTGCTCTCTTTGGACTCTTGGGGTTTATAGACCCCCAGGGCCAATGGCAGGTGAGGAACAAACAGCAAATAATCCCTATAGGTTTTGCCTGGGCCTTCTCAagaaagcagaagccagaaaGGCACTGCAGTGCATTTCCAGTCTGTCTGGTCCATGTCTAGTCTATCCAGCAGTGTAAAGTGTTCATGGACCTGAGGACCATGTTTGTTGCCAGCATTCTCATGCATCTATTCCCACAGCCGACTTGGCCCTGGCTTCCGAGGTTCACTAACTGCTTCTGTGTCACATTTTCTGTGGCTTCCTTTACTTTTGTCTTAACCattggagaataaataaaaagcgTTATTATCTATTATTCTAAACACCCTAGAGATCTGTGAAGGCTGACTTTGGTTGCCAATCTGACAtgcttgggaagagggaacctcaattgaaaatcCACCTCCATCAGAATGGCCTGTAGGCATGTATGTGGGGCTTTTTCCTGATTGATATCCAATGTAGGAGTGCCCAGCCCATTGCGGGTGATACCATCCTAAGCAGGTGGCTTTGGCATGTACAATAAATGTGACTCAATCCAGGTAGTGCTGGAGGCACACAACTTTataaccagcacttgggaagcagaggcaggtggatgtctgggAGTCGGAGGGCAGCCTgatccacaaagtgagttccaaaacagccagggctggtacatagcaaaaccctgtcttggaagagagagagagagagagagagagagagagagagagagagagagagagagaatgagaatgtgaGCCTGTGTTCCTCCAGCATTTCTGCCTCAAGCTCTTGCTTTATTTCCTGTCTTGGCTTTCTTTGACCATGCACTGTAACCTGgaagatgaaacaaaccctttccttcccaaattgcttttggtatgtatcatggcaacagaaaccaaactagagCAATACCCTAAATACTTCTAATAATATATTACCttattgtgtatgtgttggtgatgtgcatatgcacacatgttcgGGTggatgcatgtgaatgtgtgctttATAGAGGCCAGAGATTGACACTGTGTTGTCTTCCTTTATCGATTTCCAttcgattgattgattgattgattgattgactgatttttatttgagacagggtttttcaccTAATGCTCTCACTTGTAGCTCAGCAATTCAACTAGACTGAGTGGTCTAGAGCCCCCAGGATTCTCCATCTGACAATGGGATTTAAAAAGTGTCccagcacacctggctttttacatcagtgctgaagatctgaactcaggtcttaatCATTGTGTGATAAGCAAGCACCAAATACACCTCACTGGTCCCCCCAAAGGTGCAACAATAAGTAACCACAATGCAAGCTTTATACTCAAGAAAGCAGCGCCACAATAGACAGCCAGCTATGAAGATGCGTCCCCATTTGTCCAATAGGACAGCCAGCTATGAAGACGCTTCCCCATTTGTCCAATAGAACAGCCAGCTATGAAGATGTGTCCCCATTTGTCCAATAGGACAGCCAGCTATGAAGATGCGTCCCCATTTGTCCAATAGGACAGCCAGCTATGAAGATGCGTCCCCATTTGTCCCAGCAGTGTTTTGtgcttcctttgcttttctttcatttgagatattgattttttttccactttaatttGACGTTGGTGTTTTAttcatataaacattttaaactaatAAGTTAATTTGCATTGATGTATATCCACTGTCTATAGTTCTGGATTAGATGGAGTCATTTCATACAACTGTAGAATAGACTTAGAATAGATTTCTCCCATAccttctgccccctccctgccTTGGTCCCTTTTGTTCCCCcagacaatgtttttttttctactttaatgtcacatatacatacatgattttaAGTATTATCCCAAAACTAGAAAccataaattaaagaaaatatgttatctTTCTGAGATTGACTTAATTCATTTAATACGCTCACCCTCACTTGCATCCATTTTTTGAAAACggtttataattttattcttctttattactaagaaactttcaaatatatattacatatattacattttctaCATCCATTCCCCATCTGTTAAAGTATCATTTTCTAAATACAATGTCAGTCTACTCTTTTACATTCAGGTCAATATTGAATGTTTTATAATCTAAATAGTTCaacttgattttcatttcccaaaATACAAGTGTATTTTTTACAAATCTGAGCCTGTGTGATGACAATGAGATttggaaatgttttatagataagaCAATACTTTGTTGGGTGAGTCTGTAGAGGAAACGTTAAGGGGGAGGTGCATGGGGAAGAGTGTTCTCTATACAACTCTTGCTTGGAGGCTAAAGTCACAAAATGGAGGGTGCCCTTGACTAGAGATGGATGCTTATTCTGTTCCTGGGGAGTTCACATCCTAATCATGGAAGACTGGCAGTACCAGAGAAAATAATTCAGTAACCTTTGAATTATTTATTGTAAGAAAAGTCATACAACGACAGAGACAGTCACAGACACTAGGTGGGAGATGTCCAAGGTACAACGACAGAGACAGTCACAGACACTAGGTAGGAGATGTCCGAGGTACAATGACAGAGACAGTCGCAGACACTAGGTGGGAGATGTCCGGCTTTTGACTTGTTTGGCTGAGGCCACGTGTTCTCATTTAGAAGTGAGTGTGGGACTCCTTATGAGGGATGATGGCcatgaacttctgaccctctgcctccacctttcaAGTGGTTTACATTAGTGCTTGGATGCCACACCAGGCTTTTTGAGGTTTTCGTTTGTAGTGAGCTTTCATATAAGCCAGGGTCTCCCTGAACTTTCTATGTACCTAAGAATAGCCTTGATCTCATtatgcctcctaagtgctgggacttaCAGGCAAGCGCTGACACCTCAGGCTACTTGATTTTTGATGAAGGGACGGTTGCTTCGTTTTGAAATTGGTTCTCAAAATTTGAGGGATGTGTGTAATATCCCAGAGTCTTGAAATACTTGAAAATTACCCTTTGTAAGAAACTTTTCTGTAGGTTTACATTACTCAAAGAAAATAGCTCCCCTTGCAAAATAAATTATGCCA contains:
- the Mefv gene encoding pyrin isoform X3, with the protein product MAKTLGDHLLSTLEELLPYDFEKFKFKLQNTSLEKGHSRIPRGHMQMARPVKLASLLITYYGEEYAVRLTLQILRATNQRQLAEELRKVTSTEHLTEENRIGGSVQSSAENKAKSVKVSDVPEGDRTQQNNDESDPLPPSQAEVGKGPQKKSLAKRKDQRGPESLDSQTKPWTRSAAPLYRRTQGTQSPGDKENASAQLRRNASSAGRLQGLYNVPGRRESKRAEVYVYLPSGKKRPRSLEITTYSREGEPPNSEALPTQEETRNGSLIRMRTPTLNGRTTGALEKGTGIPEHPTVLDEETFRNMSSKTSLIGEERCTTSRMENGNGSSETTESSGKMAGSILSDPEMPLSLCEKPAKTSEDPASVGQAACEGRSQDKAACPLCHTQEGDLRGDACVQTSCSCSIAPGDPKASGRRSICFQCQSLLARKSREAQSPQSLPQCPRHMKQVQLLFCEDHREPICLICRLSLEHQGHRVRPIEEAALEYKEQIRKQLERLREMRGYVEEHRLQGDKKTDDFLKQTETQKQKSSCPLEKLYQFLEKQEQLFMTWLQELRQTISKVRETCYTRVSLLDELIGELEAKHDQPEWELMQDIGITLHRAKMMSASELLDTPPGVKEKLHLLYQKSKSVEKNMQHFSEMLRSEMAFSASDAAKQEGRQPSTTQVQGLVPTVHLKCDGAHTQDCDVVFYPEQKAGGSEPQDYLHPQPAQDTRELHELHSQNNKRKFKSLLKWKPSFLP
- the Mefv gene encoding pyrin isoform X1; this encodes MAKTLGDHLLSTLEELLPYDFEKFKFKLQNTSLEKGHSRIPRGHMQMARPVKLASLLITYYGEEYAVRLTLQILRATNQRQLAEELRKVTSTEHLTEENRIGGSVQSSAENKAKSVKVSDVPEGDRTQQNNDESDPLPPSQAEVGKGPQKKSLAKRKDQRGPESLDSQTKPWTRSAAPLYRRTQGTQSPGDKENASAQLRRNASSAGRLQGLYNVPGRRESKRAEVYVYLPSGKKRPRSLEITTYSREGEPPNSEALPTQEETRNGSLIRMRTPTLNGRTTGALEKGTGIPEHPTVLDEETFRNMSSKTSLIGEERCTTSRMENGNGSSETTESSGKMAGSILSDPEMPLSLCEKPAKTSEDPASVGQAACEGNLPQVSRKCDTGPEKCTFTHPALQVALNFGRSQDKAACPLCHTQEGDLRGDACVQTSCSCSIAPGDPKASGRRSICFQCQSLLARKSREAQSPQSLPQCPRHMKQVQLLFCEDHREPICLICRLSLEHQGHRVRPIEEAALEYKEQIRKQLERLREMRGYVEEHRLQGDKKTDDFLKQTETQKQKSSCPLEKLYQFLEKQEQLFMTWLQELRQTISKVRETCYTRVSLLDELIGELEAKHDQPEWELMQDIGITLHRAKMMSASELLDTPPGVKEKLHLLYQKSKSVEKNMQHFSEMLRSEMAFSASDAAKQEGRQPSTTQVQGLVPTVHLKCDGAHTQDCDVVFYPEQKAGGSEPQDYLHPQPAQDTRELHELHSQNNKRKFKSLLKWKPSFTGSTLGEAHRSALPARHSSSCSYRDLDLAAAHPTSSSR
- the Mefv gene encoding pyrin isoform X2 translates to MAKTLGDHLLSTLEELLPYDFEKFKFKLQNTSLEKGHSRIPRGHMQMARPVKLASLLITYYGEEYAVRLTLQILRATNQRQLAEELRKVTSTEHLTEENRIGGSVQSSAENKAKSVKVSDVPEGDRTQQNNDESDPLPPSQAEVGKGPQKKSLAKRKDQRGPESLDSQTKPWTRSAAPLYRRTQGTQSPGDKENASAQLRRNASSAGRLQGLYNVPGRRESKRAEVYVYLPSGKKRPRSLEITTYSREGEPPNSEALPTQEETRNGSLIRMRTPTLNGRTTGALEKGTGIPEHPTVLDEETFRNMSSKTSLIGEERCTTSRMENGNGSSETTESSGKMAGSILSDPEMPLSLCEKPAKTSEDPASVGQAACEGRSQDKAACPLCHTQEGDLRGDACVQTSCSCSIAPGDPKASGRRSICFQCQSLLARKSREAQSPQSLPQCPRHMKQVQLLFCEDHREPICLICRLSLEHQGHRVRPIEEAALEYKEQIRKQLERLREMRGYVEEHRLQGDKKTDDFLKQTETQKQKSSCPLEKLYQFLEKQEQLFMTWLQELRQTISKVRETCYTRVSLLDELIGELEAKHDQPEWELMQDIGITLHRAKMMSASELLDTPPGVKEKLHLLYQKSKSVEKNMQHFSEMLRSEMAFSASDAAKQEGRQPSTTQVQGLVPTVHLKCDGAHTQDCDVVFYPEQKAGGSEPQDYLHPQPAQDTRELHELHSQNNKRKFKSLLKWKPSFSRTDWRLRTCCYRDLDLAAAHPTSSSR